A section of the Pseudanabaena mucicola str. Chao 1806 genome encodes:
- a CDS encoding DUF433 domain-containing protein encodes MLLSHDNKPAITRTERGLTISGTRITLYQVIDYIHAGYPRHLIRHQFYLTDEQFDAAMSYIDTHYEEVESEYQTVLQQAEEIRYYWEERNKERIAYISKLPPKPEYASAWQKLQVRKAKRAAKNK; translated from the coding sequence ATGCTGTTATCTCATGACAACAAACCAGCAATTACCCGAACAGAGCGTGGTCTGACAATTTCTGGTACAAGAATAACCTTGTATCAAGTGATCGACTATATTCATGCAGGTTACCCGCGCCATTTAATCCGCCACCAATTTTATCTAACTGATGAGCAGTTTGACGCAGCAATGTCTTATATCGACACTCACTACGAAGAAGTCGAATCAGAATATCAAACTGTATTACAGCAAGCAGAAGAAATTCGATATTATTGGGAAGAACGCAACAAAGAACGCATTGCTTATATTTCTAAGTTGCCGCCAAAGCCTGAATATGCATCTGCTTGGCAAAAACTGCAAGTGCGTAAAGCTAAACGAGCAGCAAAAAACAAGTGA
- a CDS encoding type II toxin-antitoxin system HicA family toxin yields the protein MKSISGKQLCKIVEQRGWTLQRITGSHHIYENFQSSKILSIPVHRNQDLKIGTLRALMKIAELTERDL from the coding sequence ATGAAGTCTATCTCTGGAAAACAACTTTGTAAGATTGTTGAGCAAAGAGGTTGGACTTTACAAAGAATTACTGGAAGTCATCATATTTATGAGAATTTTCAAAGTTCAAAAATCTTATCTATCCCTGTTCACCGCAATCAAGATTTAAAGATTGGAACATTGAGAGCGTTAATGAAAATTGCTGAACTTACAGAGCGAGACTTGTAG
- a CDS encoding ankyrin repeat domain-containing protein, with the protein MLFKRPLFITSLFIGLLILNGGCNQDRYGICKKPNEIRKYVKWGGDPNRHEDVLIYGNWSSMKLSPPLLGCAVKSGDLRLVQFLVSKGAYVNGRDDITGHTPLHYLAFRFGDPSGSYEIAKFLTDKGADVNAKDFDGNTPLHLVPSHWSDVAELLINRDANVNAQNKSYQTPLHTAASSYCDTKVINLLLAAKAEVNTKDFIGSTPLHYAVGNNCVESVAMLVDAGADVDWKDNKGISPFIQANEKYLDATRGGTYREEGEKYQKMIRIMETARKRRSS; encoded by the coding sequence ATGCTGTTCAAACGCCCACTATTCATTACTAGCCTATTCATTGGACTGCTAATCCTCAATGGTGGATGTAATCAAGATAGGTACGGAATCTGTAAAAAGCCGAACGAAATCAGAAAATATGTTAAGTGGGGTGGCGATCCCAATCGGCATGAAGATGTCCTGATTTATGGAAATTGGAGTTCAATGAAATTATCGCCACCTTTGCTCGGCTGTGCAGTTAAAAGTGGAGATTTAAGGTTGGTACAATTCCTGGTGAGCAAAGGTGCGTATGTGAATGGTCGTGATGACATCACTGGCCACACACCACTGCATTATTTAGCCTTTCGTTTTGGAGATCCTTCTGGTTCGTATGAAATTGCAAAGTTTTTAACTGACAAAGGTGCTGATGTCAATGCAAAAGATTTTGACGGAAATACTCCATTGCATCTAGTGCCGTCCCACTGGAGTGACGTAGCCGAACTGCTGATTAATCGAGATGCCAATGTCAATGCTCAAAATAAATCCTACCAAACTCCTTTGCATACAGCGGCTTCGTCATATTGCGACACTAAAGTGATCAATTTGTTACTCGCAGCAAAAGCCGAAGTTAACACGAAAGACTTTATAGGTAGCACACCTCTACATTACGCAGTTGGAAATAATTGTGTTGAGAGTGTAGCTATGTTAGTAGACGCAGGAGCTGACGTGGATTGGAAGGACAACAAGGGAATCTCGCCTTTCATCCAAGCCAATGAGAAATATCTGGATGCGACGCGAGGTGGAACTTACAGAGAAGAAGGGGAAAAATATCAGAAGATGATTCGCATTATGGAAACTGCTAGAAAGCGCCGCTCTTCGTGA